The Gammaproteobacteria bacterium genomic interval TGCTGCCATTGCGCGAATTTCTGCACGCGATCCTCGACACTTCGCGGGATTTGCGCATGTTTCTTTACAATATCGCCGTGAGCTGCCCGCGTTGTTGCGTGACATTCGTTATCCCGATCTCGCGGACCATTTCTCCCGCCGCTTCGTGTTTATGTTTTTCGGCAGCCGCGGTGCGGTCACTCCGGTTCACTACGATATCGATCTCAGTCACGTCTTCTACACCTCGGTGCTGGGACGCAGGCGTATCACGCTGTTTCCGCAAACGCAGTCCGCGTATCTATATCGCCACCCGCTGACTGTACGCAGTTACGTGGATGTCGAGCGGCCGGATTTCAGCCGCTTTCCCGCGCTAGCCGACGCGTCGGGTTACGCCGTTACCGTGCATCCCGGCGAAACGTTGTTCATGCCCAGCGGCTACTGGCATCAGGTCAGTTACGAAGACGCGGGCTACGGCGTGTCCCTGCGGCTACCCAGCGAGCACTTTGCGCGGCGTTTGCAAGGGTTTTACAACCTCACGGTCGTCTCGCCCGTGGATCGCCTGCTGAACAAGCTCAGTTCGCGTTCCTGGTTTCAATTCAAGGAACGGGCTGCGGATAGCCGCGCCGCGCGGCTGGGTCGCTGAGCGGAATGACTGTGATGTCTGAGCCAGCAAGCCTCCGCGCGGTCGAAGCGTTCGCGCCTGCATTTATGCGATCGTTGCGATTTACGCTATTGATGGTGTGTGCGGCGAGTGTGGTCGCCCAGGCGGACGGTGCCGGAAATTTGATTACCGAGCCTGAAACCGGCGCGCGTTAACCGGTCGAAGTCAGATTCGAGCACGACGGCGCGCGCTATCGTCTGTCCGCCACCGGCACGGCGGTCAGAACCAAGTTCTGGTTCAACATCTACAGCATCGCGCATTATCTTGAGACCGGCCCAGAAGCCACGTCGGCGCAGGTGCTGGCGCGCATCACATGTCCCCGGATACCGCAAAGCAGGTGACCCTGGCGTTCGCGCGCGAGCTGGACGCCGAACAGGTGCGCGACGGTTTTATGGAGAGCTTCATCCAGCACGCGAGCCCTGAGGAAATACGCGCGACGCAAGCCGCGCTGCAAGCATTTCTGCGGGCAGTACACAAGGATGTAGTAGAGGGCGAACGCTTCACCGTGCGATGGCTGCCGGGCGGACGCCTGATTTCCATGTATCAGGGCGAGGTCGTGTCAGAAATTCCCAATCCCACGTTCGCGCGGGTGTGCTGGTCCGTGTGGTTCGGCGACGCGTCGATCGTCGATCGTGAACAATTGATCGCGCTGCGCGTGCTGCAACCCAATGTCTCGGTCGATAGCGGACCTGTAGACGCGGCGCGGTAAGGCGGCGCCTTCGTTTACGCGTACCAATCAGCGATAAAAAAAGCGCATAGCGGAGGAAAGCACATGGTCATCGAGAAGGACGAGA includes:
- a CDS encoding cupin-like domain-containing protein, whose product is MLRDIRYPDLADHFSRRFVFMFFGSRGAVTPVHYDIDLSHVFYTSVLGRRRITLFPQTQSAYLYRHPLTVRSYVDVERPDFSRFPALADASGYAVTVHPGETLFMPSGYWHQVSYEDAGYGVSLRLPSEHFARRLQGFYNLTVVSPVDRLLNKLSSRSWFQFKERAADSRAARLGR
- a CDS encoding chalcone isomerase family protein; the protein is MSPDTAKQVTLAFARELDAEQVRDGFMESFIQHASPEEIRATQAALQAFLRAVHKDVVEGERFTVRWLPGGRLISMYQGEVVSEIPNPTFARVCWSVWFGDASIVDREQLIALRVLQPNVSVDSGPVDAAR